The Clarias gariepinus isolate MV-2021 ecotype Netherlands chromosome 4, CGAR_prim_01v2, whole genome shotgun sequence genome window below encodes:
- the fkbp14 gene encoding peptidyl-prolyl cis-trans isomerase FKBP14: MMLELWLCSLSALIFCIHGAKLPEPEVKMEVLYKPFLCHRKTKYGDMLLVHYDGFLESNGTMFHSSRQDGDKHPVWFTLGIREVIKGWDKGLQNMCTGEKRKLTIPPSLAYGKEGKGKIPPESTLIFDIELMEIRNGPRSHESFQEMDLNDDWKLSKSEVKEYLRKEFERHGYPPNDTHHEAMVEDIFKQEDDDEDGFISAREFTYQHDEL, encoded by the exons ATGATGCTGGAGTTGTGGCTGTGCTCACTCTCAGCTCTGATCTTTTGCATCCACGGCGCCAAACTTCCGGAGCCGGAGGTGAAAATGGAAGTTTTGTACAAACCTTTTCTGTGTCATCGAAAAACCAAATATGGAGACATGCTTCTGGTGCATTACGACGGGTTTCTGGAGAGTAACGGCACAATGTTCCATTCCAG CCGTCAAGATGGAGATAAACACCCAGTATGGTTCACTCTGGGAATCCGGGAGGTGATCAAGGGATGGGACAAGGGACTTCAAAACATGTGCACAGGCGAGAAAAGAAAGCTGACCATCCCACCCTCTCTGGCATACGGCAAGGAAGGCAAAG GTAAAATCCCCCCAGAGAGCACCCTGATCTTTGACATAGAGCTCATGGAGATCAGGAATGGCCCCAGGTCACACGAGTCCTTCCAGGAGATGGACCTTAATGATGACTGGAAGCTCTCCAAATCTGAA GTTAAAGAGTATCTACGTAAAGAGTTTGAGAGACATGGATACCCTCCCAATGACACTCATCATGAAGCCATGGTGGAAGACATCTTTAAGCAGGAGGACGATGACGAGGACGGCTTCATATCTGCACGGGAATTCACGTACCAACACGACGAATTATAG
- the LOC128520687 gene encoding proline-rich protein 15-like protein, which translates to MAERIPWWKAFSGRVLSNIIKDAAVQQDQGSDSRSSGFMSDGFDASQLEPALIENTFSRNLTVSRSGRFKEKRKVRATLPANPNFTESNTAVAK; encoded by the coding sequence ATGGCAGAGAGGATTCCCTGGTGGAAGGCTTTCAGCGGCAGGGTGCTGAGTAACATCATTAAAGACGCTGCGGTTCAGCAGGACCAAGGCTCGGACAGCAGAAGCTCGGGCTTCATGAGCGACGGCTTTGACGCCTCACAGCTGGAGCCTGCGTTAATCGAAAACACCTTCAGCCGCAACCTCACTGTCTCACGCTCCGGCCGCTTTAAGGAAAAGCGCAAGGTTCGTGCCACTTTGCCCGCCAACCCCAACTTTACTGAGAGCAACACAGCCGTGGCCAAGTAG